In a single window of the Leptospira sanjuanensis genome:
- the fbp gene encoding class 1 fructose-bisphosphatase, translating to MSVHPTQTLSLSQYLIEEQLKLPQATGDFTALMSHLVYAAKIVSREVRKAGLLENILGSTDVVNVQGETQMKLDEYADKVFNHTLTRSGHLCILGSEEHEETVPVPNGYKIGKYTIAIDPLDGSSNIDANVSIGTIFSVHLRKSPGGTHGTLGDLLQPGSGQRAAGYVLYGSSTMLVLCTGKGVSGFTLDPSCGEFILSHPEMQMPETGGIYSINEGNYNYWSDEVKNYIRDIKSIEGGRKPQSGRYIGSLVADFHRNLLKGGIFLYPNDTKSTKYPNGKLRLLYEAAPMAFIAEQAGGMAVTVYGERILDLTPKELHERTTLVVGSKKEVEHFLKFAPKKP from the coding sequence ATGTCTGTCCATCCTACACAAACATTGAGTCTTTCCCAGTATTTAATCGAGGAACAACTCAAGTTACCCCAGGCCACGGGGGATTTTACGGCTTTGATGAGCCACTTGGTTTACGCCGCAAAGATCGTTTCCCGCGAAGTTCGAAAAGCGGGACTTTTAGAGAATATTCTCGGTTCAACCGATGTTGTAAACGTTCAAGGCGAAACCCAGATGAAACTGGACGAATACGCGGATAAGGTTTTCAATCATACGTTGACCCGTTCCGGCCATCTTTGTATTTTAGGAAGCGAAGAACACGAAGAAACCGTTCCCGTTCCGAACGGTTATAAAATCGGTAAATATACGATCGCGATCGATCCCCTTGACGGTTCCTCGAATATCGACGCAAACGTTTCGATCGGAACGATCTTTTCCGTTCATTTGCGAAAGAGCCCCGGAGGAACTCATGGGACGTTAGGCGATCTATTACAACCCGGTTCCGGTCAAAGAGCAGCCGGTTATGTGTTATACGGTTCTTCCACGATGCTCGTTCTTTGCACCGGCAAAGGAGTTTCGGGTTTTACTCTCGATCCTTCCTGCGGAGAATTCATTCTTTCGCATCCCGAGATGCAGATGCCGGAAACAGGCGGAATCTATTCCATCAACGAAGGAAACTACAACTACTGGTCGGACGAAGTAAAGAATTATATTCGAGACATCAAGTCCATCGAAGGCGGTAGAAAACCCCAGTCCGGACGTTATATCGGATCTCTGGTCGCGGACTTTCATAGAAACCTTTTGAAGGGCGGAATCTTCCTGTATCCGAACGATACGAAGTCCACCAAATATCCGAACGGAAAACTGAGACTTTTATACGAAGCGGCTCCGATGGCATTCATCGCGGAACAGGCAGGCGGAATGGCAGTCACTGTTTATGGAGAAAGGATTTTGGATCTGACTCCGAAGGAATTGCACGAACGTACGACCCTCGTGGTCGGAAGTAAAAAAGAAGTGGAACACTTCTTAAAATTTGCGCCGAAAAAGCCTTAA
- the rpsU gene encoding 30S ribosomal protein S21 — protein MVGIIVKDGESIESALKRFKRDCANAGIMSEIKRREYFEKPSIKKKKAIESAKRKAEKKKRLFSKKDKA, from the coding sequence ATGGTAGGAATCATTGTAAAAGACGGAGAGTCGATCGAATCTGCTCTGAAACGTTTCAAACGCGACTGCGCTAACGCAGGGATTATGAGCGAAATCAAACGCAGAGAATACTTCGAAAAACCGAGTATCAAAAAGAAAAAAGCGATCGAATCCGCAAAAAGAAAAGCAGAAAAGAAAAAACGCCTTTTCTCTAAAAAAGACAAAGCTTGA
- a CDS encoding GatB/YqeY domain-containing protein has translation MSLQIKINEDLKEAMKAKKEPHLSTLRLLKSDIQYELTKTGAKELADDQVISVIKKAYAKRLDAIEMYQKAGRNDLLAQEEGEASVLKEYLPPELPESEIIATIDKIFAEMQPTAKDMGKVMGRVMAAFKGKSIDGTKVSAIVKSRLS, from the coding sequence ATGTCCCTGCAGATAAAAATCAATGAAGATCTGAAAGAGGCGATGAAAGCGAAGAAAGAGCCTCATCTTTCCACACTTCGTCTTTTAAAGTCCGACATCCAATACGAATTGACCAAAACCGGAGCGAAAGAACTCGCGGATGATCAAGTCATATCCGTCATTAAAAAAGCGTATGCGAAACGTTTGGATGCGATCGAAATGTATCAAAAAGCAGGGAGAAACGATCTCTTAGCGCAAGAAGAAGGCGAAGCTTCCGTTCTGAAAGAATATCTTCCGCCTGAACTTCCCGAATCGGAAATCATCGCAACAATCGACAAAATCTTTGCGGAAATGCAACCGACCGCCAAGGATATGGGAAAGGTCATGGGTCGAGTCATGGCCGCTTTCAAAGGAAAAAGCATCGACGGTACTAAAGTTTCGGCAATTGTCAAATCCAGACTTTCCTGA
- the dnaG gene encoding DNA primase: MSNKKDFIDRVHREVPIESYISRFVPLKKRGKNFLGLCPFHQEKSPSFNVSAEKQFYYCFGCKASGDLIRFVMDYERVDFSRSLEILSEYSGIPLEEKNAKVAEISDFLYKINQKVSDYYQHLLRTPIGRNALDYLKSREIEDSEIRLFGLGYAPEGFETLAKEVLKTKDEIAGAIQLGLLREKEAGNNRPYDFFRDRIMFPVLDLSGRTIAFSGRILGPGKEAKYINSPASVIFDKSRTFYNFFRAREGVRKTGEAMLVEGYLDVIGLVRRGYENVVASMGTAITENHIRTMKKFAEKMTFVLDGDIAGKKGALRAAEICLKEGMECSIVLLPEGKDPFDLAKSMSRPELSELLSEQIQGSEFVVEELLENATSRTSPEKKRRSLQNLYAFIQTLSRETDKQFLLGMGANKLGISMDAVLRDFKGGTAKNGPANADTRSNLKEVQEVAGPALDCERKIISMLVKHTGLFSYSEEISSMEFMDTASSFLWDYLYTIYTGEGEISPVQILSSELPEDLKRALAPYLMEEDSEKVEPGELHKVFRILLLQQKKFRIEERIRELDQRRERFFTPEIFTELSFYRKEKEKILEHIRSQSATT; this comes from the coding sequence TTGTCTAACAAAAAGGATTTCATCGATCGAGTTCACCGGGAAGTCCCCATCGAATCTTATATCTCTCGCTTCGTACCGCTTAAAAAGCGCGGTAAGAATTTCTTAGGACTCTGTCCGTTTCATCAGGAAAAATCTCCTTCGTTTAACGTTTCAGCGGAGAAACAATTTTACTACTGCTTCGGATGCAAGGCGTCGGGAGATTTGATTCGTTTCGTAATGGATTACGAGAGAGTGGATTTTTCCCGTTCCCTCGAAATTCTTTCCGAGTATTCCGGAATTCCCTTGGAAGAGAAGAACGCTAAGGTAGCGGAGATCTCCGACTTTTTGTATAAGATCAATCAAAAAGTTTCCGATTATTATCAGCATTTGTTACGGACTCCGATCGGGAGGAATGCGCTCGATTATCTAAAATCGAGAGAAATAGAAGATTCGGAAATTCGTCTTTTCGGATTGGGGTATGCCCCCGAAGGATTCGAAACTCTCGCCAAAGAAGTGTTAAAGACGAAGGACGAAATCGCGGGCGCGATCCAACTCGGTCTTTTGCGGGAAAAAGAAGCCGGAAATAACCGCCCGTACGATTTCTTTCGAGACCGGATCATGTTCCCCGTTTTGGATTTGTCCGGAAGAACAATCGCATTCTCGGGAAGAATTTTAGGTCCGGGTAAAGAAGCAAAATACATCAACAGTCCCGCGTCCGTTATTTTTGATAAGAGCCGGACCTTTTACAATTTTTTCAGAGCCAGAGAGGGCGTTCGCAAAACGGGAGAAGCGATGCTCGTCGAAGGATATTTGGACGTGATCGGTCTTGTGAGAAGAGGTTATGAAAACGTGGTCGCATCTATGGGAACCGCGATCACGGAAAATCATATCCGAACGATGAAGAAATTCGCCGAAAAAATGACCTTTGTTTTGGACGGGGATATCGCAGGAAAGAAGGGCGCTTTGCGGGCGGCTGAAATCTGTCTAAAGGAAGGAATGGAATGTTCCATCGTCCTGCTTCCGGAAGGAAAAGATCCTTTCGATCTCGCGAAATCCATGAGCAGACCGGAACTGAGCGAACTTTTGTCGGAACAAATTCAGGGTTCCGAGTTCGTAGTAGAAGAGCTTTTGGAAAACGCAACTTCAAGAACATCGCCTGAGAAAAAAAGAAGATCTCTGCAAAATTTATATGCGTTTATCCAAACCCTCTCCCGCGAAACGGACAAACAGTTTCTTCTTGGAATGGGAGCGAACAAACTTGGGATCAGCATGGATGCGGTTCTTCGGGATTTTAAAGGCGGAACGGCAAAGAATGGACCTGCAAATGCCGATACTAGATCTAACTTAAAGGAAGTTCAAGAGGTCGCCGGTCCCGCGCTCGACTGCGAGAGAAAAATCATCTCGATGCTGGTCAAACATACGGGGCTTTTTTCGTATTCGGAAGAGATTTCTTCGATGGAATTTATGGATACGGCGAGTTCCTTTCTTTGGGATTATTTATACACGATTTATACGGGAGAAGGGGAAATTTCTCCCGTGCAGATATTATCCTCGGAACTGCCCGAGGATTTGAAGCGCGCTTTGGCTCCTTACTTGATGGAAGAGGATTCCGAAAAAGTCGAACCGGGCGAACTTCATAAGGTTTTTAGAATCCTTCTTCTACAACAGAAGAAGTTTCGAATCGAGGAAAGAATTAGGGAACTCGATCAAAGAAGAGAACGTTTTTTTACGCCCGAGATCTTTACGGAACTCAGTTTTTACCGTAAGGAAAAAGAAAAGATTCTGGAACATATCCGGAGTCAATCGGCTACCACATAA
- the rpoD gene encoding RNA polymerase sigma factor RpoD has protein sequence MENLQSMPEVQKIISLGKANGEVSYDDINEILPDKILNSEKIDDFFTLLHEMGIEIVEEYTRNTLEPASTLVPKDDSKPARKKKESSSSASGSEDPIKLYLREIGKVSLISGETEVFLAKRIEKGEKIIEETILSSSILRANYIKLLPKIRSKKIKVYDLIRVDKMYALNAEEAHKLEELFFKNILVIQEQEKVLQEAVSKIRKYSETSKKYKEFKEKIDASTEIIHNAIRELGVSQKEIQKISQKIKSMVFRIKEIDRHFLKIKAQYGQDVRDIKAFNRFIEKNEKLDDIEVKMGVNIDEVREVIKDIRNNERKLRRMEQEAGSTVQEIKDWGEKIIKGEREISQAKKELVKANLRLVVSIAKRYANRGMHFFDLIQEGNIGLIKAVDKFEYKKGYKFSTYATWWIRQAITRAISDQARTIRVPVHMIEQVNKVIRETRLFVQEFGRDPSNEEIAERLGWPVQKVKMVKNVAREPISLEIPVGSEEDSELGDFIPDTEVETPVNAAASSILAEQIRQVLHTLPAREQKVIRMRFGLDDGYPQTLEEVGYQFKVTRERIRQIEAKALRRLRHPSRSKKLKDYIDG, from the coding sequence ATGGAAAATCTACAAAGCATGCCTGAGGTTCAGAAGATCATATCTTTGGGAAAGGCAAACGGAGAAGTATCCTACGACGATATAAACGAGATCCTTCCCGATAAGATTCTGAACTCGGAAAAGATAGACGATTTTTTCACCCTCTTACACGAGATGGGAATCGAGATCGTGGAAGAATATACCAGAAATACTCTGGAACCGGCTTCCACTCTCGTTCCTAAGGACGATTCCAAACCGGCTCGTAAGAAAAAAGAATCCTCTTCCTCCGCAAGCGGTTCCGAAGATCCGATCAAACTTTATCTAAGGGAAATCGGGAAGGTGAGTTTGATCTCAGGAGAAACGGAAGTCTTCCTCGCAAAAAGAATCGAGAAGGGTGAGAAGATCATCGAAGAAACGATCCTCAGTTCTTCCATTCTCCGTGCGAACTACATAAAACTTCTTCCTAAGATCCGAAGCAAAAAGATCAAGGTTTACGATCTCATTCGTGTGGATAAGATGTATGCCCTCAACGCGGAAGAGGCGCATAAACTCGAGGAATTATTCTTTAAGAATATTCTCGTAATCCAGGAACAGGAAAAGGTTCTTCAGGAAGCCGTTTCCAAAATCAGAAAGTATTCCGAAACTTCCAAAAAGTACAAAGAATTCAAAGAGAAGATAGACGCTTCCACCGAAATCATTCACAACGCGATTCGCGAGCTCGGGGTTTCCCAAAAAGAAATCCAAAAAATTTCCCAAAAGATCAAATCCATGGTCTTCCGTATCAAGGAAATCGATCGCCACTTCTTAAAGATCAAAGCGCAATACGGCCAAGACGTTCGCGATATCAAGGCGTTCAACCGCTTTATTGAAAAGAACGAGAAGTTAGACGACATCGAAGTCAAGATGGGTGTGAACATCGACGAGGTTCGCGAAGTCATCAAGGACATTCGCAACAACGAAAGAAAACTCCGTCGTATGGAACAGGAAGCCGGCTCAACCGTTCAAGAGATCAAGGATTGGGGTGAAAAGATCATCAAAGGGGAGCGAGAAATTTCCCAAGCCAAGAAAGAACTGGTTAAGGCAAACCTTCGACTTGTCGTTTCCATTGCGAAACGTTATGCGAATCGGGGAATGCACTTTTTCGATTTGATCCAAGAAGGAAACATCGGTCTGATCAAAGCGGTGGACAAGTTCGAATATAAGAAAGGTTATAAATTCTCCACCTATGCTACTTGGTGGATCCGTCAGGCGATCACCCGCGCGATCTCCGATCAGGCGAGAACGATCCGCGTTCCGGTTCACATGATCGAACAGGTCAACAAGGTAATTCGTGAAACAAGACTATTCGTCCAGGAATTCGGTCGCGACCCGAGCAACGAGGAAATTGCGGAACGACTCGGTTGGCCGGTTCAAAAAGTCAAGATGGTCAAAAACGTCGCGAGAGAGCCTATCTCTTTGGAAATCCCGGTCGGCTCGGAAGAGGATTCGGAACTCGGAGATTTTATTCCGGACACCGAAGTGGAAACTCCCGTAAATGCGGCGGCGTCGAGCATTCTTGCCGAACAGATTCGTCAGGTGTTGCATACTCTTCCTGCGCGGGAACAAAAGGTAATTCGAATGCGTTTCGGTTTGGACGACGGTTATCCGCAAACTCTGGAAGAAGTCGGTTATCAGTTTAAGGTAACAAGGGAAAGGATTCGTCAGATCGAAGCGAAGGCGCTCCGAAGACTCAGACATCCTTCTCGTTCTAAGAAGTTGAAGGATTATATCGACGGTTAA
- a CDS encoding glycerol-3-phosphate dehydrogenase/oxidase: protein MQICRGKETCKAGRILKMEKQNRTQQISKLQKESFDILVIGGGSTGTGAALDAAKRGYKTALIEKKDFSSGTSSRSTKLIHGGVRYLAQFHFKLIHEALTERQRLLENAPHLVKPLKFVLPAYRFYERPYYGIGLTLYDILASRGKLPSHKTVSKSEAISEFGAIKRDGLFGGITYYDAQFNDARLNVLLARSAEKEGAVVANRVELVSFIKENGKLIGANLKDLETGKTFPVHAKVIANTTGVWVDHVRKLDDPRTFNVLSPSQGIHLVFSKEKIPCESAMIIPKTKDGRVVFIIPWEDHVILGTTDTPVENPGDEPLPIGNEVQFLLDTGNEYLENPVSEKDILSVFAGIRPLISPEGNQDTKNISREEVILVSNSGLVTMGGGKWSTYRKMAEDLVDKLIQVGNLPEGEECSTKVYSYPGAAGYSETLYQEIEKNYKVDTTFAKRLQNYYGTEVFEILGKKPKLLGKGIPYFEEEVLFAVKEEFALGITDILARRIRILFLDLEMARKMVGPVSAILAKQLKWKDKTKKAEEAAAIELIESLRKSYL from the coding sequence ATGCAAATTTGTAGGGGGAAAGAAACCTGTAAAGCAGGAAGAATTCTCAAAATGGAAAAACAGAACCGAACTCAACAAATTTCGAAACTGCAAAAGGAATCCTTTGATATACTCGTAATCGGCGGCGGATCGACCGGAACCGGCGCGGCCTTGGATGCGGCCAAACGAGGTTATAAAACCGCACTGATTGAAAAGAAAGATTTCTCCTCCGGAACTTCTTCCCGTTCCACCAAACTGATCCACGGCGGGGTTCGTTATCTCGCACAGTTTCATTTTAAACTCATTCATGAAGCCTTGACGGAAAGGCAAAGACTTCTGGAGAATGCTCCGCATCTTGTTAAACCGCTGAAGTTCGTTCTTCCCGCTTATCGCTTTTACGAGCGTCCGTATTACGGAATCGGTCTGACCTTATACGATATTCTTGCGTCCCGAGGCAAACTTCCTTCTCACAAAACCGTTTCCAAATCGGAAGCGATCTCCGAATTCGGTGCGATCAAACGAGACGGACTTTTCGGCGGAATCACTTATTACGACGCTCAGTTTAACGATGCTCGTTTGAACGTGCTCCTTGCGAGATCGGCCGAAAAAGAAGGAGCCGTGGTCGCTAATCGTGTCGAACTTGTTTCTTTCATTAAGGAGAATGGCAAGCTCATAGGAGCGAATCTCAAGGATTTGGAAACGGGGAAAACCTTTCCCGTTCATGCGAAGGTGATCGCGAACACGACCGGCGTTTGGGTGGATCACGTTCGTAAACTAGACGATCCTAGAACCTTCAACGTTCTTTCTCCAAGCCAAGGAATTCACCTTGTTTTCTCCAAAGAAAAAATCCCTTGCGAATCCGCGATGATCATTCCGAAAACCAAGGATGGAAGAGTCGTGTTTATCATTCCTTGGGAAGATCACGTCATCTTAGGAACGACCGATACTCCGGTTGAAAATCCGGGAGACGAACCTCTTCCGATCGGAAACGAGGTTCAATTTTTACTCGATACAGGGAACGAATATCTGGAGAATCCCGTTTCTGAAAAAGACATTCTTTCCGTCTTCGCAGGAATTCGTCCTTTGATTTCTCCGGAAGGAAACCAAGATACGAAAAACATTTCCCGAGAAGAAGTCATCCTCGTTTCGAATTCGGGATTGGTTACGATGGGTGGTGGGAAATGGTCTACGTATCGAAAGATGGCGGAAGATCTCGTGGATAAATTGATTCAAGTCGGCAATCTTCCAGAAGGCGAAGAATGTTCTACGAAGGTTTATTCGTATCCGGGAGCCGCCGGATATTCGGAAACTCTATATCAAGAAATTGAAAAGAATTACAAAGTCGATACTACATTTGCAAAGCGTCTCCAGAACTATTACGGAACCGAAGTTTTCGAAATTTTGGGTAAAAAGCCGAAGCTCTTGGGAAAAGGAATTCCTTATTTCGAGGAGGAAGTTTTGTTTGCGGTCAAAGAAGAATTTGCTTTAGGTATTACGGACATTCTCGCTCGAAGAATCCGGATTCTATTCTTGGATTTAGAAATGGCTCGCAAAATGGTGGGTCCGGTTTCGGCAATTTTGGCAAAGCAGCTTAAATGGAAGGACAAAACGAAAAAAGCAGAAGAAGCCGCGGCGATCGAATTGATTGAGAGTTTAAGAAAGTCTTATCTTTAA
- the tyrS gene encoding tyrosine--tRNA ligase, translating to MDIQKQIEIIRRGCVDLISEEELKSKLQKKKTLKIKAGFDPTAPDLHLGHFVQLKKLKHFQDLGHEVSFLLGDFTAMIGDPTGKSETRKRLSREEVLENSKTYQNQVFKVLDPVKTKIVYNSSWCAGMNFEDVLVLSSKYNVARMLERDDFSKRYKAGQPISMIEFLYPLVQGYDSVAMECDVELGGTDQKFNLLVGRDLQREYGKEAQCVLTLPLLVGLDGNKKMSKSLGNYVGITETPIDMFGKLMSISDDLMWNYFELLTDLPMQEISSRKNGITKKELHPKEVKTELAKLIMDQFSSPSENEAAIEEWKKIHNPKSRAVPDDIKEVTLGEEFFAETPEPLLVWVLSKLAFVPSVSEGRRLIKAGGLYLAEDKITDEKISIQKGKEYLVRQGKKGKFLKILS from the coding sequence ATGGACATTCAAAAACAAATCGAAATCATCCGTCGCGGCTGCGTTGATCTGATCAGCGAAGAAGAATTAAAATCCAAACTTCAAAAAAAGAAAACGCTGAAAATTAAGGCAGGTTTTGATCCGACTGCACCCGACCTCCATCTCGGCCATTTTGTTCAGCTCAAAAAATTAAAACACTTCCAAGACTTAGGTCATGAAGTCTCCTTTCTCCTCGGCGATTTCACGGCGATGATCGGCGACCCAACCGGCAAATCCGAAACCAGAAAAAGACTATCTCGGGAAGAGGTTTTGGAAAACTCAAAAACCTATCAAAATCAGGTTTTTAAGGTTCTTGACCCCGTTAAAACGAAAATCGTCTATAATTCCAGCTGGTGCGCCGGGATGAATTTCGAGGATGTCTTGGTTCTGAGTTCCAAATACAACGTAGCAAGAATGTTGGAACGGGACGACTTCAGCAAACGTTATAAGGCCGGGCAACCGATCTCGATGATCGAGTTTTTATATCCTTTGGTGCAAGGATACGATTCAGTCGCTATGGAATGCGACGTGGAGCTCGGCGGAACCGATCAAAAATTCAATCTTCTTGTCGGACGCGATTTACAAAGAGAATACGGAAAAGAAGCGCAGTGCGTTCTGACTCTTCCGTTACTTGTGGGATTGGATGGAAATAAAAAGATGTCCAAGTCTCTCGGAAACTACGTGGGAATCACCGAAACTCCGATCGATATGTTCGGAAAACTCATGTCGATCAGCGACGATCTCATGTGGAACTACTTCGAACTCCTGACCGATCTCCCGATGCAAGAAATTTCATCCCGTAAAAACGGAATCACAAAGAAGGAACTTCATCCGAAAGAAGTGAAGACGGAACTTGCAAAACTCATTATGGATCAGTTCTCTTCTCCTTCGGAAAACGAAGCGGCAATCGAAGAATGGAAAAAGATTCACAATCCGAAATCCAGAGCGGTTCCCGACGACATCAAAGAGGTAACGTTAGGCGAGGAATTTTTCGCGGAAACCCCGGAGCCCTTACTCGTTTGGGTGTTGAGTAAACTTGCTTTTGTACCGTCCGTTTCGGAAGGAAGAAGACTCATCAAGGCCGGAGGTTTGTATCTCGCGGAAGATAAGATCACGGATGAAAAAATTTCCATCCAAAAAGGAAAAGAATACCTGGTAAGACAGGGAAAAAAGGGGAAATTTTTAAAAATTCTTTCCTAA
- a CDS encoding polysaccharide deacetylase family protein, with the protein MLSEEESSELSRTISEIKKSGIESEVIERKFRMLRILFSLGFFTFLGAVSILTLTHRIFRLEATVEKQTVHITNLEETLTSLRLEEQQQEEELLKFKSDLYDAVPDGDLSDQVSENKASLEALPGSDIGKNINRGDTRFKEIALTFDLGTGEDLKLIYEYLSRFPIKITLFVSNENPALKNGSFFSNTNLYYLKKLSELGNRVVFGNHTWSHYNIPRSLYEPSLRKRALLSYVSDEIPDTNFLQQEMRMVEEKFESVTGKQLTKYYRLPYGGFDPLVIRTFGKLGYSHHIFWSNNSVGSLDIPDFVYKKFIYKKDPQTGKTRIMPNPNYKTRAEALDFLYRWEEADKNGMNGAIILMHLGSPRQSEKLIYILPDFIQEMISKGYSFVTVPEIINDRQD; encoded by the coding sequence ATGTTAAGCGAGGAAGAATCTTCAGAACTTTCCCGGACAATTTCCGAAATCAAAAAAAGCGGAATCGAATCCGAAGTCATCGAACGAAAATTTCGTATGTTGCGGATTCTTTTCTCCTTGGGATTTTTTACGTTCCTCGGAGCCGTCTCGATTCTTACTCTAACACATCGAATCTTCCGATTGGAAGCGACCGTTGAAAAACAAACGGTTCATATCACGAATCTCGAAGAAACCCTGACTTCTCTCCGGCTCGAAGAGCAGCAACAAGAGGAAGAATTACTAAAATTCAAATCCGATCTCTACGACGCGGTTCCGGACGGAGATTTATCCGATCAAGTTTCCGAAAACAAAGCTTCTCTAGAAGCGCTTCCCGGTTCGGATATCGGTAAAAATATCAACCGGGGAGACACTCGGTTTAAGGAAATCGCACTTACGTTCGATCTCGGAACCGGAGAAGATCTCAAGCTCATCTACGAATATCTTTCCCGTTTTCCGATCAAGATCACTCTCTTCGTTTCCAACGAGAACCCCGCGTTAAAAAACGGTTCTTTTTTCAGCAATACGAATCTCTATTATCTCAAGAAACTTTCGGAACTCGGAAATCGGGTCGTATTCGGAAATCATACGTGGAGTCATTACAATATTCCCAGAAGTTTATACGAACCTTCTCTGCGAAAACGAGCGCTTCTTAGCTACGTTTCGGACGAAATCCCGGACACGAATTTTCTGCAGCAGGAAATGAGAATGGTGGAGGAGAAGTTCGAGTCCGTAACCGGAAAACAGCTTACGAAATACTACAGATTGCCGTATGGAGGTTTTGATCCTCTAGTGATTCGAACCTTCGGAAAGTTAGGGTATTCCCACCATATTTTTTGGAGCAACAACTCCGTCGGTTCTTTAGATATTCCGGACTTCGTATATAAGAAATTCATTTATAAGAAAGATCCTCAGACAGGGAAAACAAGAATCATGCCGAATCCGAATTACAAAACCAGAGCGGAAGCCCTGGACTTTTTGTATCGTTGGGAAGAGGCGGACAAAAACGGGATGAATGGCGCGATTATTTTAATGCATTTGGGATCTCCGAGACAATCGGAAAAGCTGATCTACATTCTTCCTGATTTTATACAGGAAATGATTTCCAAGGGTTATAGCTTTGTGACCGTTCCGGAGATCATCAACGATCGCCAAGATTAG